A genomic region of Rhodospirillales bacterium contains the following coding sequences:
- the nusA gene encoding transcription termination/antitermination protein NusA, translating to MELLQVADAVARDKAIDQNIVLEAMEEAIQKAGRSKYGHDHDIRAHIDRKTGDIELKRYREVVEEIEDEATQLTLAEAQRIKKDAVIGEFLIDDLPPLDFGRIAAQTAKQVIVQKVREAERARQYAEFKDRIGEMINGVIKRVEYGNATIDIGGRAEALLRRDECLPREHLKNGDRVRAYIYDVREEQRGPQIFLSRTRPDFMKLLFTQEVPEIYDGIIEIRAVARDPGSRAKIAVISRDSSIDPVGACVGMRGSRVQAVVNELQGEKIDIIPWTDDIASFTVNALQPAAVSKVVLDEDKNRMEVVVPEEHLSLAIGRRGQNVRLASMLTGWDIDILTEAEESERRADEFKTRSGLFMEALDVDEVIAHLLVAEGFSKIEEIAETPIEELNQIEGFEEEVSIELQNRANAWLDLIEAKLQEKRTELGIADDLMEIQGLTPDMIIKLGENGVKTRDDLADLAGDELIEILGEGSLKSSEANDLIMAARAHWFENEDQAEEAENAA from the coding sequence ATGGAACTTCTGCAAGTCGCTGATGCGGTCGCCCGCGATAAGGCCATTGACCAGAACATCGTTTTGGAAGCCATGGAAGAGGCTATCCAGAAAGCCGGTCGTTCGAAATACGGTCACGATCACGATATTCGCGCCCATATCGACCGCAAGACCGGCGATATCGAGCTGAAGCGTTACCGCGAAGTTGTCGAGGAAATCGAAGACGAAGCCACGCAGCTTACCTTGGCCGAAGCCCAGCGCATCAAAAAAGATGCCGTTATCGGGGAATTCCTGATTGACGATCTGCCGCCGCTCGATTTTGGACGGATTGCCGCCCAGACCGCCAAGCAGGTTATCGTGCAGAAAGTCCGTGAAGCCGAGCGCGCCCGTCAATATGCCGAATTCAAAGACCGGATCGGCGAGATGATTAATGGCGTTATCAAGCGCGTGGAATACGGCAATGCCACGATTGATATCGGTGGCCGCGCCGAAGCGTTGCTGCGCCGGGATGAATGCCTGCCACGCGAGCATTTGAAAAACGGCGACCGTGTGCGCGCCTATATCTATGACGTACGTGAAGAACAGCGCGGCCCGCAGATTTTCCTGTCCCGCACGCGTCCTGACTTCATGAAATTACTGTTCACGCAGGAAGTTCCTGAAATCTATGACGGGATCATTGAAATCCGCGCCGTTGCCCGCGATCCGGGAAGCCGTGCGAAAATCGCCGTTATCTCCCGCGACAGCTCGATCGATCCGGTCGGCGCCTGTGTCGGGATGCGCGGTAGCCGTGTGCAGGCCGTTGTCAACGAGCTGCAGGGCGAGAAAATCGACATTATTCCGTGGACCGATGACATTGCCTCTTTCACCGTGAATGCCCTCCAGCCGGCTGCCGTTTCCAAGGTTGTTCTGGATGAGGACAAAAACCGGATGGAAGTCGTAGTACCGGAAGAACATTTGAGTCTGGCGATCGGTCGCCGCGGTCAGAACGTTCGTCTGGCTTCCATGCTGACGGGCTGGGATATTGATATCCTGACCGAGGCAGAAGAATCTGAACGCCGGGCTGACGAATTCAAAACACGCTCCGGCCTGTTTATGGAGGCTCTGGATGTTGATGAAGTTATCGCCCACTTGCTGGTGGCCGAAGGCTTTAGCAAGATCGAGGAAATTGCCGAAACGCCGATTGAAGAGCTGAACCAGATCGAAGGCTTTGAAGAGGAAGTTTCTATCGAGTTGCAAAACCGTGCCAACGCATGGCTCGACCTGATTGAAGCCAAGCTTCAGGAAAAACGGACCGAGCTGGGCATTGCCGACGACCTGATGGAAATCCAAGGTTTGACCCCCGATATGATTATCAAGCTGGGCGAAAACGGCGTAAAAACCCGTGACGATCTGGCTGATTTGGCCGGTGACGAGTTGATCGAGATTTTGGGTGAAGGCTCGTTGAAGAGCTCGGAAGCCAATGACTTGATTATGGCGGCACGGGCACACTGGTTCGAAAACGAAGATCAGGCAGAAGAAGCAGAAAATGCGGCCTGA
- a CDS encoding NfeD family protein, with amino-acid sequence MIEFWHWGIAGMVLLILEMVVSGFFLIWLGVAALAVGLLMLVFPFMFWHLQLTIWAVLSLVSFLGWRAWRKKNPVESSEPTLNRRGEQYVGRHFTLEEPIVNGLGKIKVDDSTWKIQATDDLPAGSQIVVTATEGTVLKVKPA; translated from the coding sequence ATGATTGAATTCTGGCACTGGGGTATTGCCGGGATGGTGTTGCTGATCCTTGAAATGGTTGTATCCGGGTTTTTCCTGATATGGCTGGGTGTGGCGGCGCTGGCCGTCGGATTACTGATGCTGGTTTTCCCGTTTATGTTCTGGCATCTGCAACTGACGATATGGGCCGTATTGTCGCTGGTCTCGTTTTTGGGCTGGCGGGCATGGCGCAAGAAGAACCCGGTTGAAAGTTCCGAGCCAACGCTTAACCGCCGGGGCGAACAATATGTCGGGCGGCACTTCACACTGGAAGAGCCGATCGTCAATGGTCTGGGCAAAATCAAAGTCGACGACAGCACATGGAAAATCCAGGCAACGGATGACCTACCGGCCGGATCGCAGATCGTTGTGACGGCCACGGAGGGTACTGTGCTGAAAGTCAAACCGGCCTGA
- the infB gene encoding translation initiation factor IF-2: MSEIKDVKETKDEKKTLSLGKGTLSLKGGSGAAAARPTGTKGVAVEVRNRRRGTPAPKTTPQDTGDNTASAASDDLHNLTEQELERRARVLVLAEEEAKRQAELAELAKKAAEEAGDSAAAPVDTDAHLTDADKRRQQELEELRLIQEEEDRQRQETEKQRLAEEQARGAVDTGFRNKKDIHAADAEEEESFRERMKKQQQPRPNRGTDNRRRSGKITVTQVLNEDYDRDRGPSLAAQRRAREKARMAASGAMEPPKKQSREIIVPEAITVQELANRMAERSGDVIKALMKLGVMATINQSLDADTAELIIEEFGHKIKRVTDADVEEGLEGLEDQPEDMLPRPPVVTVMGHVDHGKTSLLDALRTTDVVSGEAGGITQHIGAYQVTMSNGSKITFLDTPGHAAFTEMRARGANVTDIVVLVVAANDSIMPQTIEAINHAKAAGVPLIVAVNKVDLPDADPKKVKQDLLQYEVIVEDFHGETQCIEISAKQRINLDKLEEAILLQAEMLEIKANPNRDAVGAVVEAKMEQGRGNVATVLVQKGTLKIGDIFVVGSEWGRVRALVDDHGKNVTEAVPGQPVEILGLNGAPQSGDHLVVVADEGKAREISEYRQRKKREAANALQLGKDASFEELLAYDKESKREALSILIKADVHGSVEAIAGSLEKLVEENEELKINILHSGVGGITESDVILAKASNALIVGFNVRANTQAREMAEKNGVDIRYYNVIYNVIDDAKAILSGMLAPALREEYLGQAEIRQVFRVTKVGNIAGCMVTRGMVKRGAKVRLLRDDVVIHEGTLKTLKRFKDEVKEVKEGMECGMAFENYDDIKEHDIIECYEVVEEARTLD; encoded by the coding sequence ATGAGCGAAATTAAAGACGTTAAAGAAACAAAAGACGAAAAGAAAACCCTGAGCCTTGGCAAGGGAACGTTGAGCCTGAAAGGCGGGAGCGGCGCTGCTGCTGCACGCCCCACCGGCACCAAAGGGGTGGCCGTAGAAGTACGCAATCGCCGCCGGGGTACCCCCGCGCCCAAGACTACGCCACAAGACACAGGGGATAATACCGCCAGTGCCGCGTCTGATGATCTTCATAACCTGACGGAACAGGAGCTTGAGCGCCGCGCCCGCGTTCTGGTTCTGGCAGAAGAAGAAGCCAAGCGCCAGGCCGAACTGGCTGAGCTGGCGAAAAAGGCCGCCGAAGAGGCCGGCGATTCCGCCGCGGCCCCCGTCGATACAGACGCTCATCTGACCGATGCTGATAAACGCCGCCAGCAAGAGCTGGAAGAGCTGCGCCTGATTCAGGAAGAAGAAGACAGGCAGCGTCAGGAAACTGAAAAACAGCGTCTGGCTGAAGAGCAAGCCCGCGGGGCCGTCGATACGGGATTCCGCAACAAAAAAGATATTCATGCGGCGGATGCCGAAGAAGAAGAATCGTTCCGCGAGCGCATGAAAAAGCAGCAGCAACCGCGTCCTAACCGCGGCACTGACAATCGCCGCCGCAGCGGGAAAATAACGGTTACGCAGGTTCTGAACGAGGATTACGACCGGGATCGCGGACCGTCACTGGCCGCCCAGCGCCGTGCCCGTGAAAAAGCCCGCATGGCAGCCTCTGGCGCTATGGAGCCCCCGAAAAAGCAATCCCGCGAGATTATCGTTCCGGAAGCCATTACCGTACAGGAACTGGCCAACCGGATGGCCGAGCGCAGCGGTGATGTTATCAAGGCTTTGATGAAACTCGGTGTGATGGCCACCATCAACCAGTCTCTGGATGCCGATACGGCTGAACTGATTATTGAGGAATTCGGTCACAAGATTAAACGCGTCACGGATGCCGACGTGGAAGAAGGTCTGGAAGGTCTGGAAGACCAGCCGGAAGATATGCTTCCCCGGCCACCGGTTGTTACCGTTATGGGTCACGTCGATCACGGAAAAACCTCCCTGCTCGATGCCTTGCGGACGACCGATGTCGTTTCCGGTGAGGCTGGCGGTATTACCCAACATATTGGTGCCTATCAGGTCACAATGTCGAACGGATCCAAGATTACATTTCTTGACACACCGGGCCACGCTGCCTTTACCGAAATGCGGGCGCGCGGTGCGAATGTTACGGATATTGTGGTTTTGGTCGTTGCCGCCAATGACAGCATCATGCCGCAGACGATTGAGGCTATTAACCACGCAAAAGCGGCAGGCGTTCCGTTGATCGTTGCTGTGAACAAGGTTGACCTGCCGGATGCCGACCCCAAGAAAGTCAAACAGGATCTTTTGCAGTACGAAGTGATTGTCGAAGATTTTCATGGCGAGACGCAATGTATCGAGATATCTGCGAAACAGCGGATTAACCTCGACAAGCTGGAAGAAGCTATTTTACTGCAAGCTGAAATGCTGGAGATCAAAGCCAATCCGAACCGCGATGCCGTCGGCGCCGTGGTTGAAGCCAAAATGGAGCAAGGCCGCGGGAATGTCGCCACGGTTCTGGTTCAAAAAGGTACCCTGAAAATCGGTGATATCTTTGTGGTCGGCAGTGAATGGGGCCGCGTGCGCGCTCTGGTCGACGATCATGGCAAGAACGTCACCGAAGCCGTCCCCGGCCAGCCGGTTGAAATTCTGGGGCTGAACGGCGCGCCGCAATCGGGCGATCATCTGGTCGTTGTTGCCGATGAAGGCAAGGCCCGCGAAATCAGTGAATACCGCCAGCGCAAGAAACGCGAAGCCGCCAATGCCCTGCAACTGGGCAAAGACGCCTCGTTCGAGGAATTGCTGGCCTATGACAAGGAAAGCAAGCGCGAAGCCTTGTCGATCCTTATCAAGGCCGATGTTCATGGCTCGGTCGAAGCGATTGCCGGGTCTCTTGAAAAACTAGTTGAAGAAAATGAAGAGCTGAAAATCAATATCCTGCACTCCGGTGTTGGCGGGATTACCGAATCCGACGTTATTCTGGCGAAGGCTTCGAATGCGCTGATTGTCGGCTTTAACGTGCGCGCCAATACGCAGGCCCGCGAAATGGCCGAGAAAAACGGCGTGGATATTCGTTACTACAACGTGATTTACAACGTTATTGACGATGCCAAGGCGATCCTGAGCGGTATGCTGGCTCCGGCCCTGCGCGAGGAATATCTGGGTCAGGCCGAAATCCGCCAGGTGTTCCGCGTAACCAAGGTCGGAAATATCGCCGGGTGTATGGTTACGCGCGGCATGGTCAAGCGCGGCGCCAAGGTGCGGTTGTTGCGTGATGATGTTGTGATCCACGAAGGCACGCTGAAGACTCTCAAACGCTTCAAGGACGAAGTCAAGGAAGTCAAAGAGGGTATGGAATGCGGTATGGCGTTCGAAAACTACGACGACATTAAGGAACATGACATTATCGAATGTTACGAAGTCGTCGAAGAAGCCCGTACGCTGGACTAA
- a CDS encoding SPFH/Band 7/PHB domain protein, which produces MEVFVIVFVLFAVSLLFMGIKSVPQGYEFTVERFGKYTHTMSPGLNFIIPFADAIGARMNMMENVLDVPSQEVITRDNALIEVDGVVFYQVLDAAKAAYEVRDMERAILNLTTTNIRTVMGSMDLDELLSERDQINARLLTIVDDATAPWGIKVTRIEIKDITPPRDLVDSMARQMKAEREKRAVILEAEGDRQAAILRAEGEKQSAILEAEGRKEAAFRDSEARERQAQAEAQATQDVSQAIAGGNVQAINYFVAQEYVKALGKFANSPNQKILFLPVEASNVIGALGGVAEIAKEAFGKDKAA; this is translated from the coding sequence ATGGAAGTTTTTGTCATTGTCTTTGTCCTGTTCGCCGTTTCCCTTTTGTTTATGGGGATCAAGTCTGTGCCGCAGGGGTATGAATTCACGGTCGAGCGGTTCGGGAAATACACACACACCATGTCGCCGGGGCTGAATTTCATTATTCCCTTTGCCGATGCGATCGGTGCGCGGATGAACATGATGGAAAACGTTCTGGACGTGCCCTCACAGGAAGTCATTACCCGTGACAACGCCCTGATCGAAGTTGACGGCGTTGTTTTCTATCAGGTGCTTGACGCGGCCAAGGCGGCTTATGAGGTGCGCGATATGGAGCGCGCTATTTTGAACCTGACTACAACTAATATCCGGACGGTGATGGGATCGATGGATCTGGATGAGCTGCTTTCCGAGCGGGACCAGATCAATGCCCGGTTGTTGACTATTGTCGATGACGCCACGGCGCCGTGGGGGATCAAGGTCACCCGGATCGAAATCAAGGACATTACCCCGCCGCGGGATCTGGTCGATTCCATGGCTCGCCAGATGAAAGCCGAACGGGAAAAACGGGCCGTTATTCTGGAGGCCGAAGGAGATCGTCAGGCCGCTATTTTACGCGCCGAGGGGGAAAAACAATCCGCCATTCTCGAAGCCGAAGGCCGTAAGGAAGCCGCATTCCGCGATTCTGAGGCCCGCGAACGGCAAGCACAAGCCGAAGCACAAGCCACGCAGGACGTCTCCCAAGCGATTGCCGGCGGAAACGTGCAGGCTATCAATTATTTCGTCGCGCAAGAATACGTCAAGGCTCTGGGCAAGTTTGCCAATTCCCCGAACCAGAAAATTCTGTTCCTGCCGGTAGAAGCTTCGAACGTGATTGGCGCGCTGGGCGGCGTTGCCGAGATCGCCAAGGAAGCATTCGGCAAAGACAAAGCGGCGTAA
- the trmB gene encoding tRNA (guanosine(46)-N7)-methyltransferase TrmB — MRCRRLLANHTEQKNRRLYGRRLGRPLNASRQAVYDELLPKLQLPSSGALALSGLFSFTPEKTVLEIGFGNGEHVAAMMHARPADGFIACEPYINGMTAFLKQIKDEKHDHVRVWMDDAIEVVDRLDVSCLDEIYVLNPDPWPKARHHKRRIISQDNLTRFARVMKPGGLLVMTTDVDDLAEWMVTQATAHPDFEWTAESAADWQTPPPGWLPTRYEQKGVAAGRKQSYLLFRRR, encoded by the coding sequence ATGCGTTGCAGAAGACTCTTGGCTAACCATACCGAACAAAAAAACCGCCGATTGTACGGGCGCCGGCTGGGGCGGCCGCTTAATGCGTCCCGGCAAGCCGTCTATGATGAATTGCTGCCCAAGCTCCAGCTACCCTCTTCCGGTGCGCTGGCCCTATCCGGCCTTTTTTCATTCACACCTGAAAAAACGGTTCTTGAAATAGGCTTCGGGAATGGCGAGCATGTGGCTGCTATGATGCACGCCCGGCCCGCTGACGGCTTTATTGCCTGTGAGCCATACATCAACGGCATGACGGCCTTTTTAAAACAGATCAAAGATGAAAAACACGACCACGTCCGGGTATGGATGGATGATGCCATCGAGGTTGTCGACCGGCTGGACGTGTCCTGTCTTGATGAGATTTATGTCCTGAACCCCGATCCCTGGCCGAAGGCCCGCCACCACAAGCGCCGGATTATCTCTCAGGACAACCTGACGCGGTTTGCTCGTGTGATGAAACCCGGCGGCCTTCTGGTTATGACGACCGATGTGGACGATCTCGCCGAATGGATGGTCACGCAAGCGACAGCCCACCCCGATTTCGAATGGACGGCGGAAAGCGCTGCCGACTGGCAAACCCCGCCGCCCGGATGGCTGCCGACCCGCTATGAGCAAAAGGGCGTCGCGGCCGGACGCAAACAGTCCTATTTGCTGTTTCGCCGCCGCTAA
- a CDS encoding ribosome maturation factor RimP, with the protein MDLTPIEQKIESLIAPIIEESGLRLVCARIVNEGHGTVLRVMAEDPATRNLDIDKCAELSREISALLDVEDVIDSRYYLEVSSPGMDRPLVREEDYTDYEGFEAKIEIDPPVDGQKKFRGRIRGMENNEIILDTDQGRLALPYSSVHKAKLVMTDELLNRYKQKKA; encoded by the coding sequence ATAGATTTGACGCCGATCGAACAGAAAATTGAAAGCCTTATTGCGCCGATTATCGAAGAAAGCGGTTTGCGGCTGGTGTGCGCCCGGATCGTGAACGAGGGCCATGGCACGGTTTTACGCGTTATGGCGGAAGACCCGGCCACACGTAATCTGGATATAGACAAATGCGCGGAGCTAAGCCGTGAAATTTCGGCCCTGCTCGACGTTGAGGACGTTATTGACAGCCGCTATTATCTGGAAGTTAGCTCTCCGGGGATGGACCGGCCGCTGGTCCGTGAAGAGGATTACACAGATTACGAAGGCTTTGAGGCCAAAATCGAGATTGATCCGCCGGTAGACGGCCAGAAAAAATTCCGGGGCCGTATCCGCGGCATGGAAAACAATGAAATTATACTCGATACGGATCAGGGAAGGCTTGCCCTGCCCTATTCTTCGGTGCATAAAGCTAAGCTGGTTATGACCGACGAGCTTTTGAACCGTTACAAGCAAAAAAAAGCCTAG